In the genome of Cynocephalus volans isolate mCynVol1 chromosome 10, mCynVol1.pri, whole genome shotgun sequence, the window AGTACATCCCGAAGGAGGAGTGACCCGAGTAAAAAGACAGCCTGAGGAGAGAGACGGCAGCAGGGGTCAGGGATGTCCAGGGCACAGCGCAGACAGTCCACAGTCAGAGATCGAGCAGCTCCCTCAGCATCTCGGGTCTTCAAAACCCTGGCTGGTCCCTGTCTCCAACTGCTACGTTTCCCAAAGTCTGGGACCCAGACCAAGGGAGGATTTCACATGGAAACGCAGCCAGCACGAGACACCAACAAATCCCAGTGGGAGAGCGTTCTCTCTGTTCTCCTTCAGTTCTGACAAGGGAATGAATGTCTCTAATAACTGCCGCCAACAAAGACACTGTAGGCCCGAACTCAGAACCCAAGGCTGACAATTGCATCCAGCAAGCAGCAGCTAAGGCCATAGCTCTGTTTTCACTGTTTTCCAGGATTACTTCCTGTCTGTGGTTAACTGAGGGAAGTTTCATGTTGtctttttatataaattcaaGATTTACAAAACAACAtcaatggaaaacagaaaatggcagagcaaggaGCTCCAAAAGTAAGGAAAACACTGGCAAAAAGGTCACAAGCACCTGTGCTGGAACACAAGAAACTAACAAAAGCTTGCAGCAACCACAGGAACACTTAAGCAAGACTAACCAGCTGAGTCTCAGTGAGAACACACAGTTTTGTGGCATTTGAACCCACCCTGTTCCCACTCTCCTGCCACCAGATCGCATTCCCAGCACAGGCACCAGTCTGGCGGCTCCCTGGAGCACTGGCCCACCTGAGTGGTATTTGTCTGGAAATGCTCTAGAGAATGAAGGCTTGAAATCTAGAAGGCCAGAGCTGTGTCACCTCAGGGCAGCCCTGACCAGGCCTGGCTGACCTTTGGGCAGAGTTGTAAATATGCTGAACGACTGTTCGGTGTTGAAGTGCTGCCTCAACATGCACACAGGCCCTGCTGCAAACTCTGAGAgactttttttttggttccaggttttaaggaaatctctgtccaatCCCTAGCTGACCACTAAGCTGACATAACAGAACTTCACGGCCACACATGATAAAGAAAACAGACTACAAAACTGATTCATAAACATCACTAAACAAACACAGAACAATAACTACAACAGACAGCAACAACAAACTTGGGGGGGATTAGAATCACATTTCTGGAGTTGCTACATTATAACATTCAAAATGcccagtttttaacaaaaaattacaaagcatgtAGCAAAAAAAGTGTGGACATtacgggggcggggggggggatcTATTAATAGAAGTGGTCCCTGAGGAAACCCAGATGTTGGACTTACTagataaacactttttttttgtggctggctggtaactAGACAAATACTTTTTATTAGCCATTTAAAATAGGTTAAATGAGCTAAAGGAACTATGAGCACGATGTCTTACCAaacagaatatcaataaagagaaattgtaaaaatgaaccaaacagaaattctggatttGAAAACTATgtatctaaaatgaaaaaacacgTGCTCATCAGCAGACTTGAGAAACACAAAAAAGTCAGCAAACGTAGAGATAAGGCAACTGAGATTATtcagtctgaggaacagaaagaatgaaagaaagtaagCCTCACACACCTGCGGCACCCACTGGTCACACACACGTACACGGAGTGGGAGccccaggagaggagagagagggcagcAAGAACACTCGAAGAAACATTGGCTGGAAACTTCCCAGGTTTTATGAAAAACATTCATCCATACATCCAAGAAAGTAAATGAACTCCAAGTAGGAAAAATTCAAAGGGCTCCACAGAGGCACATCGTCATCAGACTGTTGAAAGACAGTGTCAGAGAGACAATCTCGAAAGCAGCATGAAGGGACTCATATGTACAAGGATCCACAGTAATGTAAGACGCTGATCTCTTATCAGAAACCGTGGAGgacagaaggcagtgggatgatatattcaaattactgaaagaaggaaaaaaacctgtcaaccaagaattccaTAGCTGGCAAAACTATCctctaaaaatgaaagaataataaagatattcccagataaactaaaacagaaagaattaatttttagtACACCTGccctataagaaatgttaaagggagtCTTTCAGGGAaacactagacagtaactcaaatctgcagaaagaataaaaaaacaccAGTAAAGGTCACTACAAAATATAAGTCAGCATTAATgtatttttgatttctaattcatACTTTTTTCTGTATGATTTCTAAAACACTACTGCACAGAATGACGATTATAAATCTGTTGATAGGTAcacaatatttaaagatataatttgtgACTATAACATCATGAGGGGGCAAGGCTATGTAACAGCAGACTATTTGCATACCGTTGAAATTAAATTGGTATTAATCTGACTtagattgttataaattaagaTGTAATTGTAATCCCCACtgagaaaataactcaaaaacaCACAGTAAAGAAAAACAGGGAATAAAAATGGTATactagaaaatatgtatttaacgGGAAAGGCAGTAATGGaggaattgaaaaatatatacatataatataaaaaatgataacaaaaaaagaaaacaaataaccaaatagCAGAAGTCCTTCCTTATCAGTGATTAcattgaatataaatggattaaactctccaatgaAAATGCAGAGATTGGAGAATGGCTTTAAGACAACATGAGCCAACTTTATGGTGTGTACAAGATACTcgctttagattcaaagacacaagtAGGTTAAAAGcgcagatgctccttgacttcgACGGGGCTACGTCCCAACAAACGtatcaaaaattgaaaatatctaGGTCAGCTGGCccgttagcttggttggttagagcacaatgttataacaccaaggtcaagggtttggatccctttaccagccagccaccagaaaaaaggaaaagaaaatatcgacctcaaaaatgcatttaagtgGGACAACCCCTTAAGGggtggccagttggctcagttggttggagtgtggtgttgttaacaccaaggtccaggattcaatccctataccagccaaccaccaaaagtaaataaataaataatggaagtttttttaaaaagaaaataggttGGTGATTGCTGGGGTGGGGATGACACCTAGTGGGCAGGGGGTCCTTTTTGGCGTATGACTCCTTCCCCTGCCTCCCCAGCGTCTGCAGGGTCCAGGCCCACGGGCACATcaggcctggccctggccccCCCCTTTTTCATCTGGAAAACTCGCTCTTCACAGTCCAGGACCTGGGGGCTTTCTCCAGCACCCACTCTAACCATGGAGTAGGGGTGCCTGGGGCTCGGGCTCCCCCAGCCTTGCCCAGCGTGAGGGCTGCTGGTCTGACACCCACCTGGCCTCAGTGACATTCAGGGGGTTTCCCTTGCACACCTCCAACTGCACGTAGACTGAGCAGTTGACCCGGCTCCAGTCGGGGTCGCAGATGGCCAGGAAGTTGGGCCGCAGACGGCCAATCATGTACTTGGCCAGGTCTGTCAGTGACTGGCTCACAGCAGCCCCAAACAGGAACGTCCCCAGCACCTTGTAGACGGCGGCCACGTAGTTGTTGAAGTCAGAGCGTGAGTAGAGGCGGTCTGTGTACACCAGGTAGGCCTCTCCCACAGACACCTGTAGGGGGCAACCAAGGGGCCTCAAGTCTGGGCCACAGCAGCGCAGTTACAGGGGTCCTGGCCCGTCCCTGGGACCTTCTGGGCCCCGGTCCTCACCACTGAGCAGAGTTTAGGATTCCTGGCTTCCCTGAGGCTGCGGGCCCTTTTCCCCACAAATACCACCCAGAGTGAGGCTGTGCCACCACCCTCCCAGCCTTTATTCTCTCCAGGGTGGATTTTTGTCCGCCCCCCACTTCCCACCACGGTGCCTCCGAGCCCTTCCTGCCTCACCAGGATGACGGTGGCTGTGATGGTGACCCCGGCCATGAGCCCGTGGGTGATGGTGTCTGGACGGTAGGGGTAACGGATGGATTCATCACCACAGTAAAACCCTCGCTTGTAAGGGGTGTTCACCAGGGTCAGGATGGCGAAGGGCAGAGAGGCTGTGGCGGGAGAGAAGCCCAGAAAACATGTGATTCTCCCTAGCTGCACTCCCAACCAGCTGGGCCTCGGGTCCCACATGCCAGCCCCACCTGGGGCCTGGACACCAGCCTGGGCCTCCTCCAGGCCTCCCACCTCCACTGGCACTAGACAGCTAGGAGGCAAACAGGAGCCAACTGTACCATTAAACCCGCTATGGCTCCCCAGCACCCTCAGATAAACCCATCTCCCTGTCTCCCCTCACTCACACCCTTCCTGCCTCTTTTCTGCTCCTTGAACAAACCCAGCAAAcacccaccccagggcctttgcacatatACTTCTCTCTGCCCCTAAAATCTTTGACTTCCAGTCTCGGCTTCATCTCCCCAACTGTCCCACCCCTGGTATCTCCTGTAGAAGAAATTGTCTGTTCTTCACGTCTCTTGTCCCCAACCACTTGTGTGATGCTAGACTGAATCTGCACCATCCATGTGCAAGCACCAACAGGGGCCTACTGTGCTCAAGGCCTGGCCAAGGCAGGTGTTCAACGAGATCTGCTAAAATAAGGCAGGAACACGACACAGTCAGGGGCTCAGCTGAAATGCCTTCACTCACGCAATTGTCCCTATATTTACTTTCTCACCAGGCCATGAGCTGGCCACACAAGTGACCAGGATGGGCCCAGTCCCCGGCCTCAGGGAGCTCAGTCCAACAGCCTGGGGATTAAAGACACATTCTGGAACCACAAGTCATGACTGAGCTATGAAAGTTGTCACTTCAGCCCTCGGACTCCTGGGGCCCAGCTGAGCCAAGGGCAGCCAGGTAGCACAGCACAGGGCACAGAGGGCAGCTCCCACTCCACAGGGCAGGTGCCGGATAATAACAGCCCAGGTCAGCCACCCAGAGACAAACCCAGGCTGGGCGCCCTTTGCCCCAGCAGGGCGGTGCAGGTGACAAGTGTAAAAAGGTGTGCCTTCTCTGGGTGGCATGGGCAGGAGAGGAGCAGGCCTTCCTCCAGCTCCCCCCGCAGGGCCATTCGATGATGTTTGATTTGGTGGATGCTGAGTCTGGGAAATCCTCCAGTGAGGGACACAGAGGGGTCTGCCTCCCAGAGCGACGAGAGGCAGAGGGAGTAAAGGGCAGGGAGGCCTTCAGGAGGAAGTGAATCTGGGAAGAGAGCACCAGGCAGGGGCCACAGGCAGGGCAACGGCCTGGAGGTAGGACTGTGCCTTGCAAGTTGGAGCAGGAGAGCAGGTTGGGGCTGGACGACTTTATGAGATCAAGTCAGGCCCCCTCTCCACGCCCAAGTGGGCAGAAGCTCACAGGGGTCCCTGGGAGGCCCAGGTAAGCCTGTCCCACCTTCCTGCCCTGCACCTTCTGCTGGAGATTCAGACACCCCCACCTGACTGGGAGCTAGGCCTTCCCTCTGCCTGCCCCAAGGCAAGCTCTGTCACTTCATTTAGACACCTGCCCGCACACCAGCTCCCTTATCCCCACCCAAAACCTCACTGTGGACTGAACTGTCTATGTATTCAAGCTGCTGGAACAAAAGCCCCCGGTCTGCAGGGCCGCCACCCCCTGGCACACAGCAGCAACCCCCAACCCAACCTCAGTTCTGCCTCCCACTGCTGTGTGACCTCCCGCAGGCGGCTCGACCTCTCTGAGCAGCAACTGGGGAAGACAgtagcacctacctcataggcTGCTGGGAGGGAAAAGGTTAATTTTTCGTATGTCGCTCAGTACCTGTCATACAGCAAGTGCCACATACATGCTTAAATAACACAGGTACTCAGGAAATGGTACCCAGGGCTGGCAGGTGCCCCTGGGGGcgctgggctgtctcctggcccaCCCCAAAAGGGGTTTCTCCGGGAcacagggttagggttagggttagcaggaaccaggttgggggaggggagacggTGAATCCGTCCGGAGGGGGTCCCCGTCCTCCTCCCAGGGTAGAATTCAGCG includes:
- the PLPP2 gene encoding phospholipid phosphatase 2 isoform X2, with the translated sequence MERRWVFVLLDMLCVLVASLPFAILTLVNTPYKRGFYCGDESIRYPYRPDTITHGLMAGVTITATVILVSVGEAYLVYTDRLYSRSDFNNYVAAVYKVLGTFLFGAAVSQSLTDLAKYMIGRLRPNFLAICDPDWSRVNCSVYVQLEVCKGNPLNVTEARLSFYSGHSSFGMYCMMFLVLYVQARLCWKWARLLRPTVQFFLLAFALYVGYTRVSDHKHHWSDVLVGLLQGALVAGLTVRYVSDFFKARPPQRCLEDEELGRKPSLSLTLALGDTDRNHCAYPVSSS
- the PLPP2 gene encoding phospholipid phosphatase 2 isoform X1, which codes for MERRWVFVLLDMLCVLVASLPFAILTLVNTPYKRGFYCGDESIRYPYRPDTITHGLMAGVTITATVILVSVGEAYLVYTDRLYSRSDFNNYVAAVYKVLGTFLFGAAVSQSLTDLAKYMIGRLRPNFLAICDPDWSRVNCSVYVQLEVCKGNPLNVTEARLSFYSGHSSFGMYCMMFLVWAPRLTTSPAPPQLYVQARLCWKWARLLRPTVQFFLLAFALYVGYTRVSDHKHHWSDVLVGLLQGALVAGLTVRYVSDFFKARPPQRCLEDEELGRKPSLSLTLALGDTDRNHCAYPVSSS